A part of Paraliobacillus zengyii genomic DNA contains:
- the glcT gene encoding glucose PTS transporter transcription antiterminator GlcT — MEQELMVEKVLNNNVIIATHPIYKEVVLIGKGIGFNKKQGDAVPFDQADKTFLLKDKQEKEQYMHLLAHLDNELISFMNDILFYIEERMGHSLNEHIHVALTDHLAFAINRVHKNIQFNSPFLFEIESLYPKEYQVATEVVAKIKERLDVVFPDGEVGFIALHIHSAVTDKSLHDINKHHQLITKMIKVIEENLEVKVEKGNVNYNRLIQHLHRAIDRVYQGEKLGEQKTLAEMLKMTYPLCYNLSWKLIKVMQRQLNRPVDDTEVLYLTIHLQRLTDKI; from the coding sequence ATGGAACAAGAGCTTATGGTTGAAAAAGTCTTAAATAATAATGTCATTATTGCAACTCATCCGATTTATAAGGAAGTTGTTTTAATAGGAAAAGGCATTGGTTTTAACAAGAAACAGGGAGATGCTGTTCCGTTTGATCAAGCAGATAAGACTTTTCTATTAAAGGATAAGCAAGAAAAAGAACAGTATATGCATTTATTAGCTCATCTAGATAATGAGCTTATTAGCTTTATGAATGATATTTTGTTTTATATCGAAGAGCGAATGGGACATTCTTTGAATGAGCATATTCATGTTGCACTAACGGATCATTTAGCATTTGCGATTAATCGCGTGCATAAAAATATTCAGTTTAACAGTCCATTTTTGTTTGAAATTGAATCACTTTATCCAAAAGAATATCAAGTAGCGACTGAAGTAGTGGCTAAGATAAAAGAACGGTTAGATGTGGTTTTCCCAGATGGAGAAGTTGGATTTATTGCTTTGCATATTCATAGCGCAGTCACAGATAAATCGCTACATGATATTAATAAGCATCATCAGTTAATTACTAAGATGATTAAAGTAATAGAGGAGAACTTAGAGGTAAAAGTAGAAAAAGGAAATGTTAACTACAATCGTTTAATTCAACATTTACATAGAGCTATTGACCGTGTTTATCAAGGGGAAAAACTAGGTGAGCAAAAAACATTAGCAGAAATGTTGAAGATGACTTATCCTTTATGCTATAATCTTTCATGGAAGTTAATCAAAGTGATGCAGAGACAATTAAATAGGCCAGTAGATGATACCGAAGTATTATATTTGACAATTCATCTACAGCGTTTAACTGATAAAATTTAG
- a CDS encoding RNA-binding S4 domain-containing protein, which translates to MRLDKFLKVSRLIKRRTLAKEVADQGRISINGNQAKASSNVAVGDELIIQFGQKRLTILIESVREVVKKDEATTLYTVKKEEAVN; encoded by the coding sequence ATGCGATTGGATAAATTTTTAAAAGTATCCAGATTAATTAAACGCCGTACATTGGCAAAAGAAGTAGCGGATCAAGGTCGTATTAGTATCAACGGTAACCAAGCAAAGGCATCATCGAATGTGGCGGTTGGTGATGAGTTAATCATTCAATTTGGTCAAAAACGATTAACGATTCTAATTGAATCCGTCCGAGAAGTTGTGAAGAAGGACGAGGCAACCACCTTATATACAGTTAAAAAGGAAGAAGCTGTTAATTAG
- the ptsG gene encoding glucose-specific PTS transporter subunit IIBC produces the protein MSNIFGTLQKVGKALMLPVALLPAAGILLAFGTSFAQDQWTEQFTWFANPGVLKVLEVMEAAGGIVFDNLPLLFAVGVAIGLSKGDGVAGLAAIIGYLIMNVTMGVFENVTPDMAANEPAYTNMLGIDTVQTGVFGGIIVGLLASFLYNRYFNIELPQFLGFFAGKRFVPIITAFSSLILGIIMVFVWPFAQDGLNALSHLMLETNRTLSTFIFGVIERSLIPFGLHHIFYSPFWFEFGQYTNAAGEIVRGDQTIFFAQLKDGVDFTAGNFMTGKFPFMMFGLPAAALAIYHTARPEKKKLVAGIMGSAALTSFLTGITEPLEFSFLFVAPILFGIHAVFAGLSFMTMYLLDVKIGMTFSGGLIDFILFGVMPNRTEWFWVIVVGLVFAVIYYFGFRWAILKFNLATPGREKAEEGDDDIQESGDEDDRPYEILKAMGGQENITNLDACITRLRVSVADKGNVDKKRLKNLGASGVMEVGNNIQAIFGTSSDTIRGQMQDIIDGKTPRQKEEESDSTSPMISGKIDLSSPMAGEILPISEVPDQVFSQKMMGDGFAVKPTAGKVVAPVNGKVLNIFPTKHAIGLQAENGLELLIHIGIDTVKLKGEGFTQKVEEGQEVKQGDILMEVDLDYIAENAASTITPIIFTNLQEGQSIEVKAGQVNENQGGIVEIK, from the coding sequence ATGTCAAACATATTTGGTACATTACAAAAAGTCGGGAAAGCACTTATGCTCCCTGTTGCGTTATTACCAGCTGCAGGTATTTTACTTGCATTTGGAACTAGTTTTGCTCAAGATCAATGGACAGAGCAGTTTACATGGTTTGCTAATCCGGGCGTATTAAAAGTTTTAGAGGTAATGGAAGCAGCTGGGGGAATTGTATTTGATAACTTACCGCTACTATTTGCTGTTGGGGTAGCGATCGGATTATCTAAAGGAGACGGTGTGGCAGGACTTGCTGCAATCATTGGTTATTTGATTATGAATGTAACGATGGGTGTATTCGAAAATGTAACACCAGACATGGCAGCAAATGAACCAGCCTACACAAATATGTTAGGAATTGATACCGTACAAACTGGTGTTTTTGGTGGTATTATAGTCGGTTTGCTTGCCTCGTTTCTCTATAATAGATATTTTAATATTGAATTACCACAATTCTTAGGTTTTTTTGCTGGGAAACGTTTTGTGCCAATTATTACAGCATTTAGTTCACTAATTTTAGGTATTATCATGGTATTTGTATGGCCATTTGCACAAGATGGCTTAAACGCATTATCACACTTAATGTTAGAAACAAACCGTACACTTTCAACATTTATCTTTGGTGTAATTGAACGTTCATTAATCCCGTTTGGTTTACACCATATTTTCTATTCACCATTCTGGTTTGAGTTTGGACAATATACCAACGCAGCTGGAGAGATTGTACGTGGTGACCAAACGATTTTCTTCGCACAATTAAAAGATGGTGTAGACTTTACAGCTGGTAACTTTATGACTGGTAAATTTCCATTTATGATGTTCGGACTTCCAGCAGCTGCACTAGCAATTTATCACACAGCTAGACCTGAAAAGAAAAAGCTTGTTGCAGGTATCATGGGTTCTGCTGCACTTACATCTTTCTTAACTGGTATTACAGAACCACTTGAATTCTCATTTTTATTTGTAGCACCTATATTATTTGGTATTCATGCAGTTTTTGCAGGTCTATCATTTATGACGATGTACTTGTTAGATGTTAAAATTGGTATGACATTTTCAGGTGGGCTAATTGATTTTATCCTATTTGGAGTTATGCCAAATAGAACGGAATGGTTCTGGGTAATTGTTGTTGGTCTTGTATTTGCTGTCATTTACTACTTTGGTTTCCGTTGGGCAATCTTGAAATTCAACCTAGCGACTCCAGGTCGTGAAAAAGCAGAAGAAGGCGATGATGATATACAAGAGAGTGGCGACGAAGATGATCGTCCATATGAGATACTTAAAGCAATGGGCGGACAAGAAAACATCACGAATTTAGATGCTTGTATAACACGCCTGCGTGTAAGTGTTGCTGATAAAGGAAATGTAGATAAAAAACGTCTGAAAAACTTAGGTGCTTCTGGTGTAATGGAAGTCGGCAATAACATTCAGGCAATATTTGGTACATCTTCAGACACGATTCGTGGCCAAATGCAAGATATTATTGATGGCAAAACACCACGTCAAAAGGAAGAAGAAAGTGATTCAACATCGCCTATGATTTCTGGTAAAATCGACTTAAGTAGTCCAATGGCAGGTGAAATTTTACCAATTTCGGAAGTGCCAGATCAGGTTTTCTCACAAAAAATGATGGGTGATGGCTTTGCGGTTAAACCAACTGCAGGAAAAGTAGTTGCTCCAGTAAACGGAAAAGTACTAAATATTTTCCCTACGAAGCACGCAATTGGTCTTCAAGCAGAAAATGGATTAGAACTATTGATCCATATCGGAATTGACACAGTGAAGCTTAAAGGTGAAGGTTTCACACAAAAAGTAGAAGAAGGACAAGAAGTGAAACAAGGAGATATCTTGATGGAAGTAGACTTAGATTATATTGCTGAAAATGCTGCATCAACGATCACACCGATTATTTTCACTAATCTACAAGAAGGTCAATCTATAGAAGTTAAAGCAGGACAAGTAAATGAAAATCAAGGCGGAATCGTCGAGATAAAATAA
- a CDS encoding putative polysaccharide biosynthesis protein: protein MKKEKSDKQFFQGALLITLAGLISKILSAGYRIPLQNITGDVGFYIYQQIYPFLGMALMLGLYGFPSAISKLVAEQNETDDGQMPLSFYYPIFGLTSLFSISLVVAIYYCAPFIAQLMGDIQLIDPLRMTALPFLVIPLVSGLRGIFQGYNNMLPTASSQIMEQIVRVGFIIMTAIFIISNQKSLYMIGSGAALASFLGAICASVVLLLFWRKQKRQTTGFETRSIDWKRTVRVILVYGIVISINHMLLLLFQFADAFTLIPGLLKSDLVLLEAQTWKGIFDRGQPLVQLGIVIGSSLALALLPTITTQRLNSKPDQFYDYIKSSWKFSLYLSAGATAGLIALFPYVNILLFKDTSGTVTLQILSITIVLASLSITTATILQGLGYVYRTALFVLIGVGLKWVLNIYLVPYFGVVGASMATVTSAAVVFVFNLYQIKKTLPRLKLIDVPWLRFFLSISGMLTFIFGMNRYGYQLLQVQSRMDHLGFVLVIIIIGALIYLFLLIQLKAFTEKEIDIIPFGNFISQIMKGEKEKNGRKN from the coding sequence ATGAAAAAAGAAAAATCAGATAAACAATTCTTTCAAGGAGCTCTATTGATCACACTAGCAGGGTTAATTAGTAAGATCTTAAGTGCAGGTTACCGGATACCATTACAAAACATTACAGGAGATGTAGGTTTTTATATATATCAACAAATATACCCTTTTTTAGGAATGGCATTGATGCTCGGTTTGTATGGATTTCCCTCAGCGATATCGAAATTAGTTGCGGAACAAAATGAGACCGACGATGGACAAATGCCTCTTTCTTTTTATTATCCGATATTTGGTTTAACCTCCCTTTTTTCCATAAGCCTAGTAGTGGCTATTTACTATTGTGCCCCTTTTATAGCCCAACTAATGGGTGATATTCAATTAATTGATCCGCTAAGAATGACGGCACTACCTTTCTTAGTTATTCCGCTTGTATCTGGATTGCGGGGAATTTTCCAAGGGTATAATAATATGCTACCAACTGCTAGTTCACAGATTATGGAACAAATTGTACGTGTTGGGTTTATAATTATGACCGCAATTTTTATAATTTCAAACCAAAAATCGTTATACATGATTGGCTCAGGAGCGGCTTTAGCTTCATTTTTAGGTGCTATTTGCGCATCTGTTGTATTATTACTATTTTGGAGAAAACAAAAAAGACAAACAACTGGCTTTGAAACGCGGTCTATTGATTGGAAGCGTACCGTTCGTGTTATCCTTGTCTATGGCATCGTAATTAGCATTAATCATATGCTACTACTGTTATTTCAATTTGCAGATGCGTTTACACTAATACCAGGTCTTTTGAAAAGCGATTTAGTCTTATTAGAAGCGCAGACTTGGAAAGGCATATTTGACCGCGGTCAACCATTGGTTCAGTTAGGAATCGTCATTGGATCCTCACTAGCATTAGCATTACTTCCAACAATCACTACACAGCGTTTAAACAGTAAACCAGATCAATTTTACGATTATATAAAAAGCTCGTGGAAATTCAGCCTTTATTTATCTGCTGGTGCCACCGCGGGATTGATTGCCCTTTTTCCTTATGTGAATATTTTGTTATTTAAAGATACAAGTGGTACGGTTACATTACAAATACTATCTATCACAATTGTATTGGCGTCCTTAAGTATTACTACAGCAACTATTTTACAAGGGCTAGGATATGTCTATCGAACAGCTTTATTTGTACTTATCGGAGTAGGTTTAAAGTGGGTGCTAAATATATATTTGGTACCATACTTTGGAGTTGTTGGTGCATCAATGGCAACGGTAACAAGTGCCGCGGTTGTATTTGTTTTTAACCTTTACCAAATTAAAAAAACATTACCACGTTTAAAACTAATTGATGTACCATGGTTACGTTTTTTCCTATCAATTAGTGGAATGCTCACTTTTATATTTGGAATGAACCGATATGGATATCAGTTATTGCAGGTGCAATCACGTATGGATCATCTAGGTTTTGTACTAGTGATAATTATCATAGGGGCCTTGATTTATCTTTTCTTATTAATACAATTAAAGGCTTTTACTGAAAAAGAAATCGACATTATACCGTTTGGGAACTTTATTTCGCAAATTATGAAAGGAGAGAAAGAAAAAAATGGTAGGAAGAATTGA
- the mazG gene encoding nucleoside triphosphate pyrophosphohydrolase: MVGRIEIVGLGAGDIDQLPLGIYRKLTKQELPLYLRTVDHPVIDALKADDITYTSFDAIYEANDQFEGVYQTIAKKLVEAAKNTGSILYAVPGHPMLAEKTVQLLLQQTEVDVTIIGGQSYLDALFTALKIDPIDGFQFLDATSYQRSQIDYRNQIVFCQVYDSFVASEVKLTLLEDLPPEHPITIVEAVGSGNESLHTIPLVELDQGVTLSNLTSVYVPPVKEDQINQKFFRLRDVIAKLRGPDGCPWDQKQTHHSLRNYLIEEAYELIDAINQEDDDAIAEELGDVLLQVMLHSQIGEDAGYFTIDDVIKGITDKMIRRHPHVFDTVEVNDELEVIANWEAIKRQEKTQRPISILDRVPDAASPLIKAEGLQKEAAKVGFDWTNPEPIWDKVTEELAEVKDALENGTNLQVEKEFGDILFAIVNLARYYKINSEIALEQTNQKFIDRFHYIEAEVNKRESLLESMTLLELDQLWQEAKKLE, from the coding sequence ATGGTAGGAAGAATTGAAATAGTAGGTTTAGGTGCTGGGGATATTGATCAACTTCCGCTTGGCATTTATCGAAAGTTAACGAAGCAGGAATTACCGCTTTATTTACGGACAGTCGATCACCCTGTTATTGATGCGTTAAAAGCAGATGACATTACATATACTTCCTTCGATGCTATTTATGAAGCAAATGACCAATTTGAAGGAGTTTATCAAACGATTGCCAAAAAGTTAGTAGAAGCAGCAAAAAATACTGGATCTATTTTATACGCTGTACCAGGTCATCCTATGCTTGCTGAGAAGACGGTCCAATTATTACTGCAACAAACAGAAGTAGATGTAACTATAATCGGAGGACAAAGCTATTTGGACGCATTGTTCACAGCATTAAAGATTGATCCAATTGATGGTTTTCAATTCTTGGACGCAACAAGTTACCAACGAAGTCAAATTGATTACCGTAATCAGATTGTTTTTTGTCAGGTGTACGATAGTTTTGTTGCTTCTGAAGTAAAGTTAACCTTATTAGAGGATCTACCACCAGAGCATCCTATTACTATTGTAGAAGCAGTAGGAAGCGGGAATGAATCGCTGCATACGATCCCGCTAGTCGAGTTGGATCAAGGTGTTACGCTAAGTAATTTAACAAGTGTATATGTACCTCCGGTTAAAGAAGACCAGATTAATCAGAAGTTTTTTCGTCTACGTGACGTAATAGCTAAGTTGAGAGGACCGGATGGATGTCCATGGGATCAAAAACAGACACACCATTCCTTGCGCAACTATTTAATAGAAGAAGCTTATGAATTAATTGATGCGATTAATCAAGAAGATGATGATGCAATTGCAGAAGAACTTGGTGATGTATTATTACAAGTTATGTTACATAGTCAAATTGGAGAAGATGCAGGTTATTTCACAATTGATGATGTTATAAAAGGGATTACGGATAAAATGATTCGAAGGCACCCACATGTATTTGATACAGTGGAAGTAAATGATGAATTAGAGGTAATAGCTAACTGGGAAGCAATTAAAAGGCAAGAGAAAACCCAGCGTCCAATATCAATTTTGGACAGGGTACCAGATGCAGCTTCGCCGTTAATAAAGGCAGAAGGATTACAAAAAGAAGCAGCAAAAGTTGGGTTTGATTGGACAAACCCGGAGCCTATCTGGGATAAAGTTACAGAAGAGCTAGCAGAGGTTAAGGATGCACTTGAAAATGGAACGAATTTGCAAGTTGAAAAAGAATTTGGAGATATTCTATTTGCTATTGTTAACCTAGCAAGATATTATAAAATTAACAGTGAAATTGCTCTAGAGCAAACAAACCAGAAATTTATAGATAGGTTTCATTACATCGAAGCAGAAGTAAATAAAAGAGAATCGCTTTTGGAGTCAATGACTCTGTTAGAATTAGATCAATTATGGCAAGAAGCTAAAAAATTAGAATAA
- a CDS encoding S1 domain-containing RNA-binding protein: MSIEVGGKLQGKVTGITNFGAFIELPGGSTGLVHISEVADKYVKDINEHLTVGDQVTVKVINVEKDGKIGLSIKKAIDNPSKGNRKNKNPKKSRERAESFEDKMSSFLKDSEDRLASLRKNTESKRGGRGAKKG, encoded by the coding sequence ATGTCAATTGAAGTAGGCGGTAAGTTGCAGGGCAAGGTAACTGGTATTACTAATTTTGGGGCATTCATCGAACTACCAGGAGGTTCCACAGGGTTAGTGCATATTAGCGAAGTTGCCGATAAATATGTGAAGGACATTAATGAACATCTAACTGTCGGTGATCAAGTAACGGTAAAGGTAATTAATGTCGAAAAAGATGGCAAAATTGGATTGTCAATTAAAAAGGCAATAGATAACCCATCAAAAGGTAATCGAAAGAACAAGAATCCGAAGAAAAGCCGAGAGCGCGCCGAATCGTTTGAAGATAAAATGAGTAGTTTTTTAAAAGATTCTGAAGATCGTTTAGCATCTTTACGTAAAAACACGGAGTCAAAACGAGGTGGTAGAGGTGCTAAGAAAGGCTAA
- a CDS encoding metal-sensing transcriptional repressor, giving the protein MINEVNLPTDSDKKPIKPRSESEQQKVINRLKRIEGQVRGIQKMVEEERYCIDILVQISAINSALKNTGFQLLERHMHHCVSHAITTGNGEESIDELMKVMQQFSK; this is encoded by the coding sequence ATGATTAATGAAGTGAATTTACCGACTGATAGCGATAAAAAACCAATTAAACCACGAAGTGAATCGGAGCAACAAAAAGTTATTAATCGTTTAAAGCGAATTGAAGGTCAGGTTAGAGGAATTCAAAAAATGGTCGAGGAAGAACGATATTGTATTGATATATTAGTTCAAATAAGTGCAATTAATTCCGCGTTAAAAAATACAGGTTTTCAATTACTTGAACGACATATGCATCATTGTGTTTCACATGCAATTACGACAGGAAATGGTGAAGAGTCAATTGATGAACTAATGAAAGTTATGCAACAGTTTTCAAAGTAG
- the yabQ gene encoding spore cortex biosynthesis protein YabQ, whose protein sequence is MTLTTQFVTMAVMFISGVYLGAALDTFRRFEVYWNKNVLFHYGMEISFWLLQTLILFYSLFLVNQGELRVYILLAILCGFATYKSLFVSVYLGLLERFIVCIRAIYRFFYQLVQVMFIKPIMWLIQLLLALLLLFGRVLYFVLRIIFRIIYWPLQLIGKGCWLLLPKTVKNYFVSLAGFYSRIENNISKRWKNSWNKRR, encoded by the coding sequence ATGACGCTGACAACGCAATTTGTTACGATGGCAGTAATGTTTATTAGCGGAGTTTATTTGGGTGCTGCACTTGATACGTTTCGACGGTTTGAAGTGTATTGGAATAAAAATGTTCTGTTTCATTACGGAATGGAAATAAGTTTCTGGCTCTTACAAACGCTTATCTTGTTCTATTCATTATTCTTGGTTAATCAAGGTGAATTAAGAGTTTATATTCTCCTTGCTATATTATGTGGTTTTGCGACATATAAGAGCTTATTTGTTTCTGTTTATCTAGGTCTATTAGAACGTTTTATTGTTTGTATACGTGCTATTTATCGATTTTTTTATCAATTGGTACAAGTTATGTTCATTAAACCGATTATGTGGCTAATTCAACTGTTATTGGCTTTGCTGTTACTGTTTGGCCGTGTTCTTTACTTTGTATTACGAATTATTTTTCGTATTATTTACTGGCCATTACAATTGATAGGTAAAGGCTGTTGGCTTCTATTACCTAAGACTGTGAAAAATTACTTCGTTTCTTTAGCAGGATTTTATAGTAGAATAGAGAATAATATAAGTAAAAGGTGGAAAAACAGCTGGAATAAAAGGAGGTAG
- a CDS encoding FtsB family cell division protein: protein MGRRERKVAKINSRYMEQYDAHVQRQRKKKSRLRRRLTLFAIIVGVTFASVLTYHISQRVVYAQKQEQLETLEEQATALTNTEKDLEEEIKLLEDEEYVLQIAKTNYFFTEEGEIVFKLPQEDPAY, encoded by the coding sequence GTGGGACGAAGAGAAAGAAAAGTAGCAAAGATAAACTCTAGATATATGGAACAATATGATGCACATGTACAAAGACAACGAAAGAAAAAGAGTAGACTGCGTCGTCGCCTAACACTATTTGCTATCATCGTAGGTGTCACTTTTGCAAGCGTCTTAACGTATCATATTAGTCAACGTGTGGTATACGCACAAAAACAAGAACAGTTAGAAACATTAGAAGAACAGGCAACAGCCTTGACGAATACGGAAAAAGACTTAGAAGAGGAAATTAAGTTATTAGAAGATGAGGAATACGTTCTTCAAATTGCTAAAACGAATTACTTTTTTACAGAGGAAGGCGAGATAGTTTTCAAGCTTCCACAAGAAGATCCCGCCTATTGA
- the yabP gene encoding sporulation protein YabP: MVNETNYYPSTTVQTEHQVRINNRRSIDISGVKEVDSFDNQEFLLQTVMGYIMIRGENLQIKNLDVGEGNIAIKGKIFELSYIDEQQGDKAKGLFSKLFK; encoded by the coding sequence ATGGTTAATGAGACGAATTACTATCCATCAACGACTGTCCAAACAGAACATCAGGTTCGTATAAATAATCGAAGAAGTATTGATATTAGTGGCGTTAAAGAAGTTGATAGCTTTGATAATCAGGAATTTTTATTGCAAACTGTTATGGGTTACATCATGATTCGTGGTGAGAATTTACAAATCAAGAATTTAGATGTTGGTGAAGGGAATATAGCGATAAAAGGTAAAATATTTGAACTCTCTTATATTGATGAACAACAAGGAGATAAAGCTAAAGGACTCTTTAGTAAGCTTTTTAAATGA
- the spoVT gene encoding stage V sporulation protein T → MKATGIVRRIDDLGRVVIPKEIRRTLRIREGDPLEIFVDREGEVILKKYSPIRELGTFAKEYAEAIFESIGNGVLICDRDNFIAVAGESKKDYLGKNISQSIEKVMEDRTGLMKPDNVALELVADQEILNASYVMHPIIANGDPIGCVIIFSTEKSMSTVEQKAAETAASFLARQMD, encoded by the coding sequence ATGAAAGCTACAGGAATTGTACGTCGCATTGATGATTTAGGAAGAGTAGTTATTCCAAAAGAGATAAGAAGGACGTTACGAATAAGAGAAGGGGACCCATTAGAGATCTTTGTTGATCGTGAAGGGGAAGTGATATTAAAGAAATATTCACCAATTCGTGAACTTGGAACTTTTGCAAAAGAATATGCTGAAGCTATTTTTGAATCTATCGGAAATGGAGTTTTAATTTGTGACCGTGATAACTTTATAGCGGTAGCAGGTGAATCTAAAAAGGACTATTTAGGAAAAAATATATCACAATCAATAGAAAAAGTTATGGAAGATCGGACAGGTTTAATGAAACCTGATAATGTCGCATTAGAATTAGTTGCTGATCAAGAAATATTGAATGCTTCTTACGTCATGCATCCAATTATCGCAAATGGAGATCCGATTGGCTGTGTCATTATATTTTCAACTGAAAAGTCAATGTCAACCGTAGAGCAAAAAGCAGCAGAGACAGCAGCAAGTTTCTTAGCGAGACAAATGGATTGA